One Opitutia bacterium DNA segment encodes these proteins:
- a CDS encoding acyl-CoA dehydrogenase: MTTPAKKPSFRWEDPFLLEDQLTEEERMVRDSARDFCQGQLMPGIIEANRHEKFDRNIISGFGELGLLGATINGYDCAGVSYVAYGLIAREVERVDSGYRSVMSVQSSLVMFPIHAYGSEEQRQKFLPRLAKGEIVGCFGLTEPGSGSDPASMATRARRTDGGYKLSGTKTWITNSPVADVFVVWAKDDDGEVRGFILEKGMAGLTAPKIEGKFSLRASPTGMIMMDDVFVPDANLLPNVKGLKGPLGCLTKARYGIAWGALGAAEFCWHAARQYTLDRKQFGRPLAATQLIQLKLANMQTEIALALQGALRVGRLMDEGRATPEMVSLIKRNSCGKALEIARLARDMHGGNGIVDEFHVIRHVMNLESVNTYEGTHDIHALILGRAQTGIQAFGPE, from the coding sequence ATGACCACCCCCGCCAAGAAGCCGTCGTTCCGTTGGGAAGATCCGTTCCTCCTCGAAGACCAGCTCACCGAAGAAGAACGCATGGTGCGCGATTCCGCGCGCGACTTTTGCCAGGGCCAGCTCATGCCCGGCATCATCGAGGCGAACCGCCACGAGAAATTCGACCGCAACATCATCTCCGGCTTCGGCGAACTCGGCCTGCTCGGCGCCACCATCAACGGCTACGATTGCGCCGGCGTCAGCTACGTCGCCTACGGCCTCATCGCGCGCGAGGTGGAGCGCGTGGACTCCGGCTATCGCTCGGTCATGAGCGTGCAGTCGTCGCTCGTGATGTTCCCGATCCACGCCTACGGCTCCGAGGAACAGCGGCAAAAATTTCTGCCGCGCCTCGCGAAGGGCGAAATCGTCGGCTGCTTCGGTCTCACCGAGCCGGGCTCCGGCTCCGATCCCGCGAGCATGGCGACTCGCGCCCGCCGCACCGACGGCGGCTACAAGCTCAGCGGCACCAAGACTTGGATCACCAACTCACCCGTCGCCGACGTCTTCGTCGTGTGGGCGAAGGATGACGATGGCGAGGTCCGCGGCTTCATCCTCGAAAAAGGCATGGCCGGCCTCACCGCGCCGAAGATCGAAGGCAAATTCTCCCTCCGCGCCTCGCCCACCGGCATGATCATGATGGACGATGTCTTCGTCCCCGACGCGAATCTCCTCCCGAACGTGAAAGGCCTGAAAGGCCCGCTGGGCTGCCTCACGAAGGCGCGCTACGGCATCGCGTGGGGCGCGCTCGGCGCCGCGGAGTTCTGCTGGCACGCCGCCCGCCAATACACACTCGACCGCAAGCAATTCGGCCGCCCTCTCGCCGCCACACAGCTCATTCAGCTCAAACTCGCCAACATGCAGACCGAGATCGCGCTCGCGCTCCAAGGCGCGCTCCGCGTCGGCCGCCTGATGGACGAAGGCCGCGCCACGCCGGAGATGGTCTCGCTCATCAAGCGCAACTCCTGCGGCAAGGCGCTCGAGATCGCCCGCCTCGCCCGCGACATGCACGGCGGCAACGGCATCGTCGACGAGTTCCACGTCATCCGCCACGTGATGAACCTCGAGTCGGTGAACACCTACGAAGGCACACACGACATCCACGCCCTCATCCTCGGCCGCGCGCAGACCGGCATCCAGGCCTTCGGTCCGGAGTAG
- a CDS encoding enoyl-CoA hydratase/isomerase family protein: protein MSNITLTFERDAIATLTFDRANSSANVFDVATLHELDAHLATLEKRGDLNGVVLVSAKPKIFVAGADLNAFAGATVAQLGDIVDLGHRVFRRLEALKIPSVAAINGVCLGGGCELALACDWRVGSTDKSTKIGLPETQLGILPAWGGSVRLPRLIGLPQALGIILTGKQLVAQQALKVGLVDEVAHPEYLVAAARQQLAKGKRPTPAPRGWMNSALLRPIVVSKARKDVLAKTRGHYPAPLKAIDAAVGALGQPLETALAIEKAAFLSLVQTSECHSLMSIFFLQERAKKLKAADADGAAIRVKRVAVIGAGVMGAGIAQWTSSRGYPTILKDVAPEALAKGLKSAEKIYQDGVKKKKLTLAEATAALDRITPVHTDVPFTGVDLVIEAAVEKLELKQKIFQQLERRAGPQTILATNTSALSIDAIAGGLADPTRVVGIHFFNPVHRMQLVEIVRGPRTSAAALDTALTFVKAIGKLPVLVKDSPGFLVNRILLPYMVESVRLFNEGVDAARLDRIMLDFGMPMGPLRLTDEVGLDVAQHVAVDLQNRLAKPVPINDTLAQMIAKGWLGKKSGTGFYVFPKEKGAKETPNEGLAFLQTNGKGRAQDDATLLDRMVLVMVNEAARCLEEGVVAAPEDVDFGMIFGTGWAPFRGGPLRYADARGVADVVAQLQKLQTDVAPYFEPCAKLVHMAQSQARFYPSR from the coding sequence ATGAGCAACATCACTCTCACTTTCGAGCGCGACGCCATCGCCACGCTCACTTTCGACCGCGCCAATTCCTCGGCGAACGTCTTTGACGTCGCCACGCTGCACGAGCTCGACGCCCACCTCGCCACGCTCGAGAAGCGCGGCGATCTGAACGGCGTCGTGCTCGTCAGCGCGAAGCCAAAGATCTTCGTCGCCGGCGCCGATTTGAACGCCTTTGCCGGCGCCACCGTCGCGCAGCTCGGCGACATCGTCGACCTCGGCCATCGCGTTTTCCGGCGGCTCGAGGCGCTGAAAATCCCGTCGGTCGCCGCCATCAACGGCGTGTGCCTCGGCGGCGGCTGCGAACTCGCGCTCGCCTGCGACTGGCGCGTCGGCTCGACCGACAAGTCGACCAAGATCGGTCTGCCCGAGACGCAACTCGGCATCCTCCCTGCGTGGGGCGGCTCCGTGCGTTTGCCGCGCCTCATCGGTCTGCCGCAGGCGCTCGGCATCATTCTCACGGGCAAACAACTCGTGGCGCAACAAGCGCTGAAGGTCGGTTTGGTCGACGAGGTCGCGCATCCCGAATACCTCGTCGCCGCCGCGCGCCAGCAACTGGCCAAGGGCAAGCGCCCGACGCCCGCGCCGCGCGGCTGGATGAATTCCGCGCTGCTCCGCCCGATCGTCGTTTCGAAGGCGCGCAAGGATGTCCTCGCGAAGACGCGCGGCCATTATCCGGCGCCGCTCAAAGCCATCGATGCCGCCGTCGGCGCGCTCGGCCAGCCGCTCGAGACCGCACTCGCGATTGAGAAAGCCGCATTTCTCAGTCTCGTGCAGACGAGTGAGTGCCACAGTCTGATGAGCATTTTTTTCCTGCAGGAGCGCGCGAAGAAATTGAAGGCCGCTGACGCCGACGGCGCCGCGATCCGGGTGAAACGCGTGGCCGTGATCGGCGCGGGCGTCATGGGCGCCGGCATCGCGCAATGGACCAGCTCGCGCGGTTACCCGACGATCCTCAAGGACGTCGCGCCCGAGGCGCTCGCGAAGGGCCTCAAGTCGGCGGAGAAAATCTATCAGGACGGCGTGAAGAAAAAGAAACTCACGCTCGCCGAGGCCACCGCCGCCCTCGACCGCATCACGCCCGTGCACACCGACGTGCCGTTCACCGGCGTCGATCTCGTCATCGAGGCCGCCGTCGAGAAGCTCGAGCTCAAGCAGAAGATTTTCCAGCAGCTCGAGCGACGCGCCGGTCCGCAAACGATCCTCGCGACGAACACCTCCGCGCTTTCGATCGATGCCATCGCGGGCGGCCTCGCCGATCCGACGCGCGTCGTCGGCATCCATTTCTTCAATCCGGTGCATCGGATGCAGCTGGTCGAGATCGTCCGCGGCCCGCGCACTTCCGCCGCCGCGCTCGATACCGCGCTGACGTTCGTGAAAGCCATCGGGAAACTCCCGGTGCTCGTGAAGGACAGCCCCGGCTTCCTCGTGAACCGCATCCTGCTCCCCTACATGGTCGAGTCGGTCCGGCTGTTCAACGAGGGCGTCGACGCCGCGCGCCTCGACCGAATCATGCTCGATTTCGGCATGCCGATGGGCCCGCTGCGCCTCACCGACGAAGTGGGCCTCGACGTCGCGCAACACGTCGCCGTCGATCTCCAGAACCGTCTCGCGAAGCCCGTGCCGATCAACGACACGCTCGCGCAGATGATCGCGAAAGGCTGGCTCGGCAAAAAATCCGGCACCGGCTTCTACGTTTTCCCGAAGGAAAAGGGCGCGAAGGAAACACCGAACGAAGGCCTCGCGTTCCTCCAGACCAACGGCAAAGGCCGCGCGCAGGACGACGCCACGCTGCTCGACCGCATGGTGCTCGTGATGGTCAACGAAGCCGCGCGCTGCCTCGAGGAAGGCGTCGTCGCCGCGCCCGAGGATGTGGACTTCGGCATGATCTTCGGCACTGGCTGGGCGCCGTTCCGCGGCGGCCCGTTGCGCTACGCCGACGCGCGCGGAGTAGCGGACGTTGTAGCCCAGCTACAGAAACTTCAAACGGACGTGGCGCCGTATTTTGAGCCGTGCGCGAAGCTGGTCCATATGGCCCAATCGCAGGCCCGTTTCTACCCCTCCCGCTGA
- a CDS encoding acyl-CoA dehydrogenase family protein — protein sequence MAEKELPAHLIGGNFLFSDTKPELVFTPEDLGGDEREMAATAEKFMDKDVLPHLEALEHREEGLARKVFTQACELGLLGLEVPEQYGGLGVGKVAAVGVAEQLSRLAGFGITCGAHSGIGTGPITFFGNDAQKAKYLPKLASGEWMAAYCLSEAGSGSDALGMKTKAVLSPDGKHYILNGAKMWITNAAWADVFVIFAKVDGEHVTAFIVEKTFPGVSTGREEHKLGLKTSSTRRVILEDTPVPVENVLGEVGKGAYIAFNILNLGRFSLGAGTMGGAKDMLRVAVKYAGERQQFGKPLVTFGMIQHKLGEMAARIYAIESALYRTAKQMDDVKATGELVTTTKPGYFRAIEEFALECSAVKVAGSEILTFVADEALQIHGGYGFTEEYSPARATRDARINRIFEGTNEINRLFIPTNLLRRAAKGKLALMAAAMGAFAEAQKEPPSEKSGDDLATAQFLLGRAKKAVLLLFGGAHQKFGDKIIHEQEVLAVLSDICIDLFLGESAVLRALKARARGGAAAAVQADLALTWVNDSVARMENRARDAIAHMASGDELKMQLGLARKMLRWTPLDTVAMRRRIAARLHTVGSYSALIAAK from the coding sequence ATGGCCGAAAAAGAACTCCCCGCGCACCTCATCGGTGGCAACTTCCTCTTCAGCGACACCAAGCCCGAACTCGTCTTCACGCCCGAAGACCTCGGCGGCGACGAACGCGAGATGGCCGCGACCGCCGAGAAGTTCATGGACAAGGACGTCCTCCCGCACCTCGAAGCGCTCGAGCACCGCGAGGAAGGACTCGCCCGCAAAGTCTTCACCCAAGCCTGCGAACTCGGCCTGCTCGGGCTCGAAGTCCCCGAGCAATACGGCGGCCTCGGTGTCGGCAAGGTCGCGGCCGTCGGCGTCGCCGAGCAGTTGAGCCGCCTCGCCGGCTTCGGCATCACGTGCGGCGCGCACAGCGGCATCGGCACGGGCCCGATCACGTTTTTCGGCAACGACGCGCAGAAAGCGAAATACCTCCCGAAGCTCGCCAGCGGCGAGTGGATGGCGGCGTATTGCTTGAGCGAAGCCGGCTCCGGTTCCGACGCGCTCGGCATGAAAACCAAGGCCGTGCTCTCGCCCGACGGGAAACACTACATCCTCAACGGCGCGAAAATGTGGATCACCAACGCCGCGTGGGCCGACGTGTTCGTGATTTTCGCGAAGGTGGACGGCGAGCACGTCACTGCGTTCATCGTCGAGAAGACGTTCCCCGGCGTCTCGACCGGACGCGAGGAGCACAAGCTCGGCCTCAAGACGTCGTCCACGCGCCGCGTCATCCTCGAGGACACGCCGGTGCCTGTCGAAAACGTCCTCGGCGAAGTCGGCAAGGGCGCCTACATCGCGTTCAACATTCTCAACCTCGGCCGCTTCAGCCTCGGCGCCGGCACGATGGGCGGAGCGAAGGACATGCTGCGCGTCGCGGTCAAATATGCCGGCGAGCGCCAGCAATTCGGCAAGCCGCTCGTCACGTTCGGCATGATCCAGCACAAGCTCGGCGAAATGGCCGCGCGCATCTACGCGATCGAGTCCGCGCTCTACCGCACGGCGAAGCAGATGGACGACGTCAAGGCCACCGGCGAACTCGTCACGACGACCAAGCCCGGCTATTTCCGCGCCATCGAGGAATTCGCGCTCGAGTGCTCGGCCGTGAAGGTCGCCGGCTCGGAGATTCTCACCTTCGTCGCCGACGAGGCGCTGCAGATCCACGGCGGCTACGGCTTCACCGAGGAGTATTCACCCGCGCGTGCCACGCGCGACGCGCGCATCAATCGCATTTTCGAGGGCACGAACGAGATCAACCGCCTGTTCATCCCCACCAATCTCCTGCGCCGCGCCGCCAAGGGTAAGCTCGCGCTCATGGCCGCCGCGATGGGCGCCTTCGCCGAGGCGCAGAAGGAACCGCCTTCGGAAAAATCCGGCGATGACCTCGCGACCGCACAATTCCTCCTCGGTCGCGCGAAGAAGGCGGTGCTGCTGCTCTTCGGCGGCGCGCACCAGAAATTCGGTGACAAGATCATCCACGAGCAGGAAGTCCTCGCCGTGCTCAGCGACATTTGCATCGACCTTTTCCTCGGCGAAAGCGCCGTGCTGCGCGCGCTCAAGGCGCGTGCGCGCGGCGGCGCTGCGGCGGCGGTGCAGGCCGACCTCGCGCTCACGTGGGTGAACGACTCCGTCGCCCGCATGGAAAACCGCGCGCGCGATGCCATTGCGCACATGGCCAGCGGCGACGAGCTGAAGATGCAGCTCGGCCTCGCGCGCAAGATGCTCCGCTGGACTCCGCTCGACACCGTCGCGATGCGCCGCCGCATCGCCGCGCGCCTCCACACCGTCGGCAGCTACTCGGCGCTGATCGCCGCGAAATGA
- a CDS encoding (deoxy)nucleoside triphosphate pyrophosphohydrolase encodes MNQPVPVVCAVIEKDGLVLLAQRPPNKLLPLKWEFAGGKVEPGEDPAAAILREIREELGCDIAITHALPPFTHDYGRVVIEMIPFVCTLVPGSPAPHPHEHIAIAWVALDELATYDLAAADYPVITAYRLVRGS; translated from the coding sequence GTGAATCAGCCTGTTCCAGTCGTTTGCGCGGTCATCGAAAAAGACGGCCTCGTCCTGCTCGCGCAGCGCCCGCCAAACAAACTGCTCCCGTTGAAATGGGAATTTGCCGGCGGGAAAGTCGAGCCGGGCGAAGACCCCGCCGCCGCCATCTTGCGCGAGATTCGCGAGGAACTCGGCTGCGACATCGCGATCACGCACGCTTTGCCGCCGTTCACGCACGACTACGGACGCGTCGTGATCGAGATGATTCCTTTCGTCTGCACACTCGTGCCCGGCTCGCCCGCACCGCACCCGCACGAGCATATCGCGATCGCATGGGTCGCGCTCGACGAACTCGCGACCTACGATCTCGCCGCTGCGGACTATCCGGTGATCACCGCCTATCGGCTAGTTCGCGGAAGTTGA
- a CDS encoding electron transfer flavoprotein subunit beta/FixA family protein, translating into MKILVPLKRVPDPDTKIRVFADGSGIDTDGVKFAVNPFDAIAIEEALRLKEKGAATEVVVVTIGGDECAEQLRSGLAMGADRAILVKSAASLDSLAVAKVLAAVYKKEAPGLVLMGKQAIDDDSSQAGQMLAALLGVGQVTFMSKLEIAGATARCSRETDAGIETLSVALPAVLTADLRLNEPRYVSLPGIMKAKKKPLEETTVDALGVAAASRTKVLKLEKPAGRKAGVKVKTVDELIAKLRDEAKVL; encoded by the coding sequence ATGAAAATCCTCGTTCCCCTGAAACGCGTTCCCGATCCCGACACGAAGATCCGCGTCTTCGCCGATGGCTCCGGCATCGACACCGACGGTGTGAAGTTCGCCGTGAATCCGTTCGACGCCATCGCCATCGAGGAAGCACTTCGCCTGAAGGAAAAAGGCGCCGCGACCGAAGTTGTGGTCGTCACCATCGGCGGCGATGAGTGCGCGGAGCAGCTGCGCAGCGGTCTCGCCATGGGTGCCGACCGCGCGATCCTCGTGAAATCCGCCGCGTCGCTCGACTCGCTTGCCGTCGCGAAAGTGCTCGCTGCCGTCTACAAGAAGGAGGCGCCCGGCCTCGTGCTCATGGGCAAGCAGGCGATCGACGACGATTCGAGCCAGGCCGGCCAGATGCTCGCGGCGCTGCTCGGCGTCGGACAGGTGACGTTCATGTCGAAACTGGAAATCGCGGGCGCGACCGCGCGCTGCTCACGCGAGACCGACGCCGGCATCGAAACGCTCAGCGTCGCATTGCCCGCCGTGCTCACCGCCGATCTCCGCCTGAATGAGCCGCGCTACGTCTCGCTCCCCGGCATCATGAAGGCGAAGAAGAAGCCGCTCGAGGAGACGACCGTCGACGCGCTCGGCGTCGCTGCCGCGAGCCGCACGAAGGTGCTGAAGCTCGAGAAACCCGCCGGCCGCAAGGCGGGCGTGAAGGTGAAGACCGTGGACGAGCTGATCGCGAAACTCCGCGACGAGGCGAAGGTGCTGTGA
- a CDS encoding type I restriction enzyme HsdR N-terminal domain-containing protein, producing MASIPAKVETRIKESLKRFQPVLAQAKARDVGEADTSTLCKDIIAEMFGFDKYSEITAEYQIKSTYCDLAIKIEGKLVLLIEVKAINTELKEAQIKQAVDYGANQGIEWVVLTNAQHWQIYKITYGQPIGSELLVTLDLNTLNPKSKDDVEALFLLSREAQSKSLLSEYHQQRQALSRFAIGAVVLSDPVLAVIRRELKRLSPDVKIEIEEITHVITEEVIKRDVLEGDRAAEAKRKVSKAASKQLRAKPESAEVTPDAPPPSATVTAAAATPLPPSA from the coding sequence ATGGCCTCTATTCCCGCTAAGGTTGAAACTCGCATCAAAGAATCGCTGAAGAGATTTCAGCCGGTTCTGGCTCAAGCGAAGGCAAGAGATGTTGGCGAAGCTGACACGTCCACGCTGTGCAAGGACATCATCGCCGAAATGTTCGGCTTCGACAAATACTCCGAAATCACTGCCGAGTATCAGATCAAGAGCACCTACTGCGACCTCGCGATCAAGATCGAGGGCAAGTTGGTTCTCCTGATCGAAGTTAAAGCGATCAACACCGAACTAAAAGAGGCCCAGATCAAGCAGGCCGTAGATTACGGAGCCAACCAAGGCATCGAATGGGTGGTGCTGACCAATGCGCAGCACTGGCAAATCTACAAAATCACATACGGTCAGCCGATTGGCAGCGAACTTCTCGTCACACTGGACCTGAATACGCTGAATCCTAAATCGAAGGATGATGTCGAAGCATTGTTTCTTCTTTCCCGTGAAGCTCAGTCGAAATCACTTCTGAGCGAGTATCACCAACAGCGCCAAGCGCTGAGCCGATTCGCCATCGGAGCCGTTGTGTTAAGCGACCCTGTGCTTGCTGTGATTCGGCGCGAACTGAAACGGCTTTCGCCTGATGTGAAGATAGAGATTGAGGAGATTACGCACGTCATCACCGAGGAAGTAATCAAACGAGATGTTCTGGAGGGTGATCGCGCCGCTGAGGCCAAACGAAAGGTTTCCAAAGCCGCCTCGAAGCAACTTCGCGCCAAGCCCGAATCAGCTGAGGTCACACCGGACGCGCCGCCGCCGTCTGCAACAGTTACAGCTGCCGCTGCGACACCGCTTCCACCCTCTGCCTGA
- a CDS encoding (Fe-S)-binding protein, with translation MSTPADLPAAPTVKENPSFEILYWVGCAASYDRRAQRIARAMVRLLRHAGVNFAILGKEEKCTGDSARRLGDEFLFQELATANIETLNKYNVKRIVAHCPHCVNALLKDYAQFGGHYEVVHHTQLLAELISAGKLPAVAGASAPAAAGAVTYHDPCYLARVNGIHEAPREVLNTAIGGQSLCEMKRNRANTSCCGAGGGRMWMEEDPKQRVSTQRAGEALATGAKTVATGCPFCLTMMSDGVAANGGEARVLDIAELLVERLGLNPPAAPANNAPATS, from the coding sequence ATGAGCACGCCCGCTGACCTTCCCGCCGCGCCGACCGTGAAGGAGAATCCGTCCTTCGAAATCCTCTATTGGGTCGGCTGCGCCGCTTCCTACGACCGGCGCGCGCAACGCATCGCGCGTGCGATGGTGCGGTTGCTGCGGCACGCCGGCGTGAACTTCGCGATCCTCGGCAAGGAGGAGAAATGCACTGGCGACTCCGCACGCCGGCTTGGTGATGAATTCCTCTTCCAAGAGCTGGCCACGGCGAACATCGAGACGCTGAACAAATACAACGTGAAGCGCATCGTCGCGCACTGCCCGCATTGCGTGAACGCGCTGCTGAAGGATTACGCGCAGTTCGGCGGCCACTATGAAGTCGTCCACCACACGCAGCTTCTCGCCGAGCTAATTAGCGCGGGCAAGCTGCCCGCCGTCGCCGGCGCGAGCGCGCCTGCCGCGGCCGGCGCGGTGACTTACCACGACCCCTGCTATCTCGCTCGCGTGAACGGCATCCACGAGGCGCCGCGCGAAGTGCTGAACACCGCCATCGGTGGCCAGTCGCTTTGCGAAATGAAACGCAATCGCGCCAACACTTCCTGCTGCGGTGCCGGCGGCGGCCGCATGTGGATGGAAGAGGATCCGAAGCAGCGCGTCTCCACGCAGCGCGCGGGCGAAGCGCTCGCCACCGGCGCCAAGACCGTTGCGACGGGTTGTCCGTTTTGCCTGACGATGATGTCCGACGGCGTCGCCGCGAACGGCGGCGAGGCGCGTGTCCTCGATATCGCCGAGCTGCTCGTGGAGCGCCTCGGCCTCAATCCGCCTGCCGCGCCCGCCAATAACGCCCCCGCCACTTCTTAA
- a CDS encoding electron transfer flavoprotein subunit alpha/FixB family protein: MSHTLVIAEHDQGTLKTASLAAAAAAQKAGAPFDILLLGSGIGAAAEALRHAGAAAVLVADHADLAQPLADRYAAVVADVVRARGAKLVLGAVSTFTKDVLPRAAALVDAAMVSDVIGLDNASGTLAFRRVMFAGNVIATVQLEGEVRFATVRSAAFSAATPIDAQSPVETVAFDAAKLPRFATFESREVKKSARPDATEARIIVSGGRALKNAEDFERLVGGLADTLGAAVGSSRALVDAGITPNSLQIGQTGKIVAPELYIAVGISGAIQHMAGMKDTKVIAAINKDAEAPIFEVADYGLVADVYEAVPELIQKLKK, translated from the coding sequence ATGTCTCACACCCTCGTCATTGCTGAACACGATCAGGGCACCCTGAAGACGGCGAGCCTCGCGGCCGCCGCCGCCGCGCAAAAAGCCGGCGCGCCCTTCGACATCCTGCTCCTCGGTTCCGGCATCGGTGCCGCCGCGGAGGCCCTGCGCCACGCCGGTGCCGCGGCCGTGCTCGTCGCCGACCACGCCGACCTCGCGCAGCCGCTCGCCGATCGCTACGCCGCCGTCGTCGCCGACGTCGTCCGCGCGCGTGGCGCGAAGCTCGTCCTCGGCGCCGTCTCGACGTTCACGAAGGACGTCCTTCCACGCGCTGCCGCGCTCGTCGACGCCGCGATGGTCAGCGACGTCATCGGTCTCGACAATGCATCCGGCACGCTCGCGTTTCGCCGCGTGATGTTCGCCGGCAACGTCATCGCCACCGTCCAGCTCGAGGGCGAAGTGCGTTTTGCCACGGTGCGCAGCGCGGCGTTCTCCGCCGCGACTCCGATCGACGCGCAATCGCCGGTCGAGACCGTTGCCTTCGACGCCGCGAAACTCCCGCGCTTCGCCACATTCGAAAGCCGCGAGGTGAAGAAGAGCGCGCGGCCCGACGCCACCGAGGCACGCATCATCGTTTCCGGCGGTCGTGCCCTCAAAAACGCCGAGGATTTCGAGCGCCTCGTCGGCGGTCTCGCCGACACGCTCGGCGCCGCGGTCGGTTCGTCCCGCGCGCTCGTTGATGCGGGCATCACGCCCAATTCCCTGCAAATCGGCCAGACCGGCAAAATCGTCGCGCCCGAACTCTACATCGCGGTCGGCATTTCCGGCGCCATCCAGCACATGGCCGGCATGAAAGACACGAAGGTCATCGCCGCGATCAACAAGGACGCCGAGGCGCCGATCTTCGAAGTCGCCGACTACGGCCTTGTCGCCGACGTCTACGAAGCCGTTCCCGAGCTGATTCAGAAACTCAAGAAGTGA
- a CDS encoding (Fe-S)-binding protein, translated as MTPTRETFGNIPLSSQLAFYALAAASMAVFAWGVYRRWKLWRLGTSINARDLITGSLAAVWQKIRGGAKRVAVDAGAQKRVFGHGIGTFAHVSMYVGFMALFVGTVLLEADNVLSHIHHALKFHEGAYYVAYEFTLDVLGLLFLLGTLFFLGRRLVKPPALGHRATDWYVLLGFLAIGVTGYIVEALRILWQQPTGIGAHCSPVGLWLAGVLHLDVAAARSSHFLVWWIHSFLVFGFIASIPFTRLFHFVAGPMHIFLAKNVLGAMPPVTMEEVEATGRVGPADIRHFSQQQLLSLDACMECGRCEEVCPAFATAKPLSPKRVVQDLKGAMEKTAAALAAGKEADVPPLHGTVIAPETLWSCTACSACVNTCPVRIDQLTFILTLRRHLVAEGALSGTAATALRRMQSNSNPWGLPAAERTNWTDALTPKS; from the coding sequence ATGACCCCGACCCGCGAGACTTTCGGCAACATCCCGTTGTCGTCGCAGCTGGCGTTCTACGCCCTGGCCGCGGCGTCGATGGCTGTGTTTGCGTGGGGCGTCTATCGCCGCTGGAAGCTCTGGCGGCTCGGCACGTCCATCAACGCGCGCGATTTGATCACCGGCAGTCTCGCGGCCGTGTGGCAGAAGATTCGTGGCGGCGCGAAGCGCGTGGCGGTCGACGCGGGCGCGCAAAAGCGCGTGTTCGGCCACGGCATCGGCACGTTCGCGCACGTCAGCATGTATGTCGGCTTCATGGCGCTGTTCGTCGGCACCGTGCTGCTCGAGGCCGACAACGTTCTCTCGCACATCCACCACGCGCTGAAATTCCACGAAGGTGCCTACTACGTCGCCTACGAATTCACGCTCGATGTGCTCGGACTGCTGTTCCTGCTCGGCACGCTGTTCTTCCTCGGGCGCCGACTGGTGAAGCCACCAGCACTCGGACATCGCGCGACCGATTGGTATGTGTTGCTCGGCTTTCTCGCGATCGGCGTGACCGGCTACATCGTCGAGGCGTTGCGCATCCTCTGGCAGCAGCCGACGGGCATCGGCGCGCACTGCTCACCAGTCGGGCTCTGGCTCGCGGGCGTGCTGCATCTCGACGTCGCGGCGGCGCGCTCCTCGCACTTCCTCGTGTGGTGGATCCACTCGTTCCTCGTGTTCGGCTTCATCGCCTCGATTCCGTTCACGCGGCTCTTCCATTTCGTCGCGGGACCGATGCACATCTTCCTCGCGAAAAACGTCCTCGGCGCGATGCCGCCGGTGACGATGGAGGAGGTCGAGGCGACAGGTCGCGTCGGCCCGGCCGACATTCGGCATTTTTCCCAACAACAGCTCCTCAGTCTCGACGCCTGCATGGAATGCGGTCGCTGCGAGGAAGTCTGCCCGGCCTTCGCCACCGCCAAGCCGCTCTCGCCCAAGCGCGTCGTGCAGGACCTCAAGGGCGCGATGGAGAAGACCGCCGCCGCGCTCGCCGCCGGCAAGGAGGCCGATGTGCCGCCGTTGCACGGCACCGTGATCGCGCCCGAGACGCTCTGGAGCTGCACGGCTTGCAGCGCCTGCGTGAACACCTGCCCCGTGCGCATCGACCAGCTCACTTTTATTCTCACGCTGCGCCGCCATCTCGTGGCCGAAGGCGCGCTCAGCGGCACCGCGGCGACAGCGCTGCGCCGCATGCAATCCAACTCCAACCCTTGGGGCCTGCCCGCCGCCGAGCGCACCAACTGGACCGACGCCCTCACGCCGAAATCATGA